The sequence below is a genomic window from Brevibacillus agri.
GTTGTACAGTTCCTCGAACTTGGCGTGGAGCGTAAAGAAGTGCGGACCTTTTACATACCAGTGGAAATGGTGCAGTTTCACATACATCACAGACCAGTTGGCAACCTGTTTATTTAAGACATCGGTGACGGGCCGACTTATCGTCATGCTCATGAAAAAGACGCTCCTTTCTCTGATGAAAAAGATACAGCGTCTGTAGTGTTCCGCCGCTCGCCTCATCCTATACCCGGACCCTGCCTTGAAAAACGGCGTGTGAGAAGCCTGCGTTATTTTTCCTGCAAGCTGGCCGCCCGCTCCTGCAAAAAGGTGATCGCGTTGTACGTCTGCATCGCTGTGCCGATCACCAGGCTACGCTCATCGAGGTCAAAGCGCGGATGGTGGACAGGATAGACGAAGCCCGCTTCCTCATTGCGCACCCCGAGGTGGTAAAAGGCGCTCGGGACATGCTCCGCGAAAAAGGCGAAATCTTCCACGCCCAGGCTCGGCAGCTCGTTCACCTTGACCCGCTCTCTTCCGAGCAGTTCTTCGCCGCACTTTTTCACCAGGTCGACCATAGCGTTGTCGTTGATGAGCGAGGTGTAGCCTTCCTCGAACGCCACCTCTGCCGAGCCGCCGAGACTTTTGGCCGTCAGTTCGGCTACCTCGCGCACGCGCTCTTTCACCATTGCCCGCACCTTTTTGTCCAGCGTCCGAATCGTTCCGGTCAGCTTCACTTCCGAGGCGATGATGTTGCTTGCCGTCCCGCCAGCGATCATGCCGAGCGAAAGCACCGCCGAGTCGCGCGGGTCGACGTTGCGGCTGATGATCGTCTGCAGGGCCGTAATGACGTGAGCCGCGATCACGATTGCGTCCTTGCCGTTGTGCGGGTAGGCTCCGTGCCCGTTTTCCCCGCGGACGACAATGTGCACATCGTCAGAGGCCGCATTCATCTGTCCGTACTTGACCGCGATGCTACCGACAGCCAGCTCAGGCGATACGTGCAAGCCAAAAACCGCTTCCACGCGCGGGT
It includes:
- a CDS encoding M20 metallopeptidase family protein, whose translation is MSPGQNDWIMQQAQELLPWLRAVRRDFHQFPEFGLEEFRTQEKISAYLNELGISHAKVAGTGVVGLIEGARPGAVVGLRGDMDALPIVEENAVEYRSQIAGRMHACGHDAHMTCLLGAARLLAAQKQQLSGSVKLFFQPAEETVGGALPMIREGVLDNPRVEAVFGLHVSPELAVGSIAVKYGQMNAASDDVHIVVRGENGHGAYPHNGKDAIVIAAHVITALQTIISRNVDPRDSAVLSLGMIAGGTASNIIASEVKLTGTIRTLDKKVRAMVKERVREVAELTAKSLGGSAEVAFEEGYTSLINDNAMVDLVKKCGEELLGRERVKVNELPSLGVEDFAFFAEHVPSAFYHLGVRNEEAGFVYPVHHPRFDLDERSLVIGTAMQTYNAITFLQERAASLQEK